From the Pseudooceanicola aestuarii genome, one window contains:
- a CDS encoding flavin-containing monooxygenase, giving the protein MSKKDFDVIVVGAGFAGMYTLYRLRKMGLTAKAFETGSDVGGTWYWNRYPGARVDVESMQYSYQFDNALQQEWEWSQRYSPQPEILRYARHVAERYDLRRDIQFNTRVTSAHFEDAAGIWAVTTDDGKTTRADFFVTAVGCLSSFNKPDIPGLDDFKGNTYFTGSWPHEPVDFTGQEVAVIGTGSTAMQSSPEIAKQAKNVTLFQRTPNYSIPSHNGPQDPEYVAYVKANYPRLRAEAKQVYGGVLDDFGEREGKSTPPEVMEKELQRRWERGGLTFLGGYTDSMYDKATNEFAAEFVRKKIRSIVKDPETAELLCPTNEIGVKRICVDTGYFQIFNRDNVHLKDIRNTPIDRIVQNGIQRGGVVQEFDSIVYATGFDAFTGSYLRMDIRGRDGVALKDHWEAGPRNYIGMAITGFPNMFTVTGPLSPSVFTNMLPSIEMSVEWITDAIGHVRDRDCELIEATPEAEDEWVRHCDEVARPSLRYHADCWYLGSNIPGKPRVFMPYNAGLPAYARKCDEVVANDYKGFAMS; this is encoded by the coding sequence ATGAGCAAAAAAGATTTTGATGTCATTGTCGTGGGAGCAGGATTTGCGGGAATGTATACCCTGTATCGCCTGCGCAAGATGGGCCTGACGGCCAAGGCGTTCGAAACGGGCAGTGACGTTGGTGGAACCTGGTATTGGAACCGTTATCCCGGCGCGCGCGTCGATGTAGAAAGTATGCAATACTCCTATCAATTCGATAACGCGTTGCAACAGGAATGGGAATGGTCACAACGCTATTCGCCCCAGCCCGAAATCTTGCGCTATGCCCGCCATGTTGCCGAACGCTATGATCTGCGAAGGGATATTCAGTTCAACACCCGTGTGACCTCGGCCCATTTCGAAGATGCGGCAGGCATCTGGGCGGTGACCACAGATGATGGCAAGACGACGCGCGCGGATTTCTTTGTCACGGCAGTGGGCTGTTTGTCATCTTTCAACAAACCCGACATTCCAGGCCTGGACGATTTCAAGGGCAATACCTATTTTACCGGTTCCTGGCCGCATGAGCCGGTTGATTTCACGGGCCAGGAGGTCGCGGTTATCGGAACCGGATCCACTGCGATGCAATCCAGCCCGGAAATCGCGAAGCAGGCGAAGAACGTCACCCTGTTCCAGCGCACCCCAAACTATTCGATTCCTTCGCATAATGGCCCCCAGGATCCGGAGTATGTCGCCTATGTGAAGGCGAATTATCCGCGCCTGCGAGCCGAAGCGAAACAGGTTTACGGCGGCGTTCTGGACGACTTTGGGGAACGCGAAGGGAAATCCACTCCGCCAGAGGTGATGGAGAAGGAATTGCAGCGCCGGTGGGAACGCGGGGGACTGACTTTCCTGGGGGGCTACACAGATTCCATGTATGATAAGGCCACCAACGAATTCGCCGCCGAATTCGTTCGCAAGAAGATCCGATCCATCGTGAAGGATCCCGAAACCGCCGAGCTTCTGTGCCCGACGAACGAGATCGGGGTAAAACGTATCTGCGTGGACACTGGATATTTCCAGATCTTCAATCGCGACAATGTGCATCTGAAAGATATCCGTAACACCCCGATCGACAGGATCGTGCAAAATGGCATCCAGCGGGGCGGCGTGGTTCAGGAGTTCGACAGCATCGTCTATGCAACGGGTTTCGACGCCTTTACAGGTAGCTACTTGCGGATGGATATCCGTGGTCGCGACGGCGTGGCGTTGAAGGATCATTGGGAGGCCGGGCCGCGCAATTACATCGGAATGGCCATTACCGGGTTCCCGAACATGTTCACCGTGACGGGGCCGCTTAGCCCCAGCGTATTCACCAATATGCTGCCTTCGATCGAAATGTCGGTGGAATGGATCACCGACGCTATTGGCCATGTGCGGGATCGCGATTGCGAATTGATCGAGGCAACACCCGAGGCAGAAGACGAATGGGTCCGCCATTGCGACGAAGTTGCCCGGCCCAGCCTGCGCTATCACGCCGATTGCTGGTACCTGGGATCAAATATCCCCGGAAAACCGCGCGTGTTCATGCCCTATAACGCCGGGCTGCCCGCCTATGCCCGGAAATGTGATGAGGTCGTGGCGAACGATTACAAGGGTTTCGCCATGTCCTGA
- a CDS encoding NAD-dependent succinate-semialdehyde dehydrogenase: protein MPDYPQLSLFINGQWRQTADTIPVLNPEDETVIGTTPMARRTDLDDALEAAETGFRIWSRTPAKERAAVLMRAAALMRDRADEIAHANTLDMGKPLAASKQEALRGAMIMEWDAAESLRQYGRVIEGTAGYRNTVLRQPIGPVAAFSTWNFPISTAVRKVASGLAAGCSIILKAPEDTPSGAYHVARVFQDAGLPDGVLSLLYGDAPEISGYLIPQTAIRLVTFTGSTAVGGHLGTLAAQHMTPVIMELGGHAPVLVCDDVDPAQMGQMGAARKYRNSGQVCTSPTRFYVAEPLYDQFCDSFLDRARATRVGSGFDAATEMGPLVHDRRLEAMSALVEDAVQQGAELKLGGKRHGNKGYFFEPTVLANVPDTARIMQEEPFGPIAILNTMSSLDDGIAKANSVDFGLAAYGFSHKATNLDRMVDGIEVGQLSLNTFDTSLPETPFGGVKSSGLGREGGAEGLSHYTVVKNVSHRSEIG, encoded by the coding sequence ATGCCGGATTATCCGCAACTTTCGCTATTCATCAACGGACAGTGGCGCCAGACCGCCGACACGATCCCCGTGCTCAACCCCGAAGACGAAACCGTCATCGGCACCACGCCCATGGCCCGCCGCACCGATCTGGACGACGCGCTGGAGGCCGCCGAGACCGGCTTCAGGATCTGGAGCCGCACCCCGGCCAAGGAGCGCGCGGCGGTTCTGATGCGCGCCGCCGCGCTGATGCGCGACCGGGCCGACGAGATCGCCCATGCCAACACGCTGGACATGGGCAAGCCGCTGGCAGCCAGCAAGCAGGAGGCGCTGCGCGGCGCCATGATCATGGAATGGGACGCCGCCGAAAGCCTGCGCCAATACGGCCGGGTGATCGAGGGCACGGCTGGCTACCGCAACACCGTCCTGCGCCAGCCCATCGGCCCGGTCGCCGCCTTCTCCACCTGGAATTTTCCGATCAGCACCGCGGTGCGCAAGGTGGCTTCCGGGCTGGCGGCGGGATGTTCGATCATTCTCAAGGCGCCAGAGGACACGCCCTCCGGCGCCTATCACGTCGCGCGCGTGTTCCAGGACGCGGGCCTGCCGGACGGGGTGCTGTCCCTGCTCTATGGCGACGCGCCGGAAATCTCGGGCTACCTTATCCCGCAGACCGCGATCCGGCTGGTCACCTTTACCGGCTCCACCGCCGTGGGCGGCCATTTGGGCACATTGGCCGCGCAACACATGACACCGGTGATCATGGAGCTGGGCGGACATGCGCCGGTTCTGGTCTGCGACGATGTGGACCCGGCACAGATGGGCCAGATGGGCGCGGCGCGGAAGTATCGCAATTCCGGGCAGGTCTGTACCTCGCCGACCCGGTTCTACGTGGCCGAACCGCTGTATGACCAGTTCTGCGACAGTTTCCTGGACCGCGCCCGCGCCACCCGCGTCGGCAGCGGCTTCGATGCGGCGACGGAAATGGGGCCTTTGGTCCACGACCGGCGGCTGGAGGCAATGTCGGCCCTGGTGGAGGACGCCGTGCAACAGGGGGCGGAGCTGAAGCTGGGCGGCAAGCGCCATGGCAACAAAGGCTATTTCTTCGAACCCACGGTGCTGGCCAACGTCCCCGACACCGCCCGGATCATGCAGGAGGAACCCTTTGGTCCGATTGCGATCCTGAACACCATGTCCAGCCTGGACGACGGCATCGCCAAGGCCAACAGCGTGGATTTCGGGCTGGCCGCCTATGGGTTCAGCCACAAGGCCACCAATCTTGACCGCATGGTCGACGGAATCGAGGTCGGGCAATTGTCGCTGAACACCTTCGACACCTCGTTGCCCGAAACCCCGTTCGGCGGCGTGAAATCCAGCGGGCTGGGCCGGGAGGGCGGCGCCGAGGGGCTGAGCCATTACACGGTGGTCAAGAATGTCTCCCACCGGTCTGAAATCGGCTGA
- a CDS encoding carboxymuconolactone decarboxylase family protein → MTDRLPPLDPAGFTPRQRDIHADIVARRGGAGGPFPAWLRNPELAHRAQALGAYCRYDSSLSQLLSELAILVVARHWRAQAEWAIHAPIAARAGLPDDAIRAIRAGADPQLDDPAAVLVHDYTDQLLRTNRITDALHARAVRLLGQDGVVDLVALIGYYGLVAVTLNAFDMPVPEGRDIPFDEDTGSAGTGV, encoded by the coding sequence GTGACAGACCGCCTGCCCCCCCTGGATCCTGCCGGGTTCACCCCCCGGCAACGGGATATTCACGCCGATATCGTCGCCCGGCGGGGCGGGGCCGGCGGGCCATTCCCGGCCTGGCTGCGCAATCCCGAACTGGCGCATCGGGCGCAGGCCCTGGGGGCCTATTGCCGCTATGACAGCTCTCTGTCGCAGCTGTTGTCGGAACTGGCGATCCTGGTGGTCGCCCGGCATTGGCGGGCCCAGGCGGAATGGGCCATTCACGCCCCCATCGCCGCCCGAGCCGGCCTGCCAGACGACGCGATCCGGGCAATCCGCGCCGGCGCGGATCCGCAACTGGATGATCCGGCTGCCGTGCTGGTGCATGATTACACCGATCAACTGTTGCGCACCAACCGGATCACCGATGCGCTGCATGCGCGCGCCGTGCGGCTGCTGGGCCAGGACGGGGTTGTCGATCTGGTGGCGTTGATCGGGTACTATGGGCTGGTGGCGGTGACGCTGAACGCCTTTGACATGCCTGTCCCAGAAGGCCGCGACATTCCCTTTGACGAAGACACCGGATCAGCCGGCACCGGCGTCTGA
- a CDS encoding TRAP transporter small permease, translating to MYLIGRILAVVVKVITWTGMVAIILMMTQITADVAGKLLFNQPLPGTIALVSNYYMVFVAFIPLAFVETRNGHITVEVVTEFLPRHVQRHLYSWTYLLSAVVFGLLAYQTGKEAMTSYAAGTFMVEQQIKVITWPSYFLLPVGCGLMTLVVVYRWGLYATGARSGLGEVPTV from the coding sequence ATGTATCTAATCGGTCGCATTCTGGCTGTCGTGGTCAAGGTCATCACCTGGACCGGCATGGTCGCGATCATCCTGATGATGACGCAGATCACCGCCGATGTCGCCGGCAAGTTGCTGTTCAACCAGCCTCTGCCCGGCACCATCGCGTTGGTTTCGAACTATTACATGGTTTTCGTGGCCTTCATCCCGTTGGCCTTTGTCGAGACGCGCAATGGCCATATCACCGTGGAAGTCGTAACCGAATTCCTGCCCCGGCATGTCCAGAGGCACCTTTATTCCTGGACCTATCTTCTTTCCGCCGTGGTGTTCGGGCTGCTGGCCTATCAGACCGGCAAAGAGGCGATGACCTCCTACGCGGCGGGCACCTTCATGGTCGAACAGCAGATCAAGGTGATCACATGGCCGTCCTATTTCCTGCTGCCCGTGGGCTGCGGACTGATGACGCTGGTCGTGGTGTACCGCTGGGGTCTCTACGCGACCGGCGCGCGCAGCGGCCTGGGCGAAGTCCCCACCGTCTAA
- a CDS encoding TRAP transporter large permease, with the protein MTDIQIGFAGIGLLLTLIAMRVPIGVALIGVSFGGIWILVGERAAFGSLGIIPYSMTATWQLSSVPMFLLMGFFCFHAGLTKGLFDAARVWLSALPGGLAIASIFGAAGFAAVTGSSVACAAAMGRIAVPEMLRQKYDVSLATGTVAAAGTIGALIPPSILMIMYGIIAEVPINQLFLGGIGAGLLTAFGYVTVVMVRATLNPALAPRLEERASMADRLRALREIWPVLLLVFGVFGGLFGGFFTPTEAGAVGAFMSMAIAALKRTLTLTNFRAALMETLLTSGALFIIAVGASLLTRFLAFSGAGDYLSEFVVAMGANEIILLIGISLIYLVLGMFLEPLGAMLLTLPILLPIIESTDYSLVWFGVVLTKFLEIGMITPPIGLNVFVIKGVVGDVASTSTIFRGILWFLLADLVVVTLLIVFPDIALFLPRVLG; encoded by the coding sequence ATGACGGATATCCAAATCGGCTTTGCCGGGATCGGCCTGCTGTTGACCCTCATCGCCATGCGCGTGCCGATCGGCGTTGCGTTGATCGGCGTGTCCTTCGGCGGGATCTGGATCCTGGTGGGAGAGCGCGCGGCGTTCGGTTCATTGGGGATCATCCCCTATTCGATGACCGCGACCTGGCAGCTGAGTTCTGTTCCGATGTTCCTGTTGATGGGGTTCTTCTGTTTCCACGCGGGACTGACAAAGGGATTGTTCGATGCGGCGCGGGTCTGGCTGTCGGCCTTGCCCGGCGGACTGGCCATCGCGTCGATCTTCGGCGCAGCGGGCTTTGCGGCGGTCACCGGATCCTCGGTCGCCTGTGCGGCGGCCATGGGGCGGATCGCGGTCCCGGAAATGCTGCGCCAGAAATATGACGTCAGCCTGGCCACGGGCACCGTGGCGGCGGCGGGCACCATCGGCGCGCTGATACCGCCCAGCATCCTGATGATCATGTACGGCATCATCGCCGAAGTCCCGATCAACCAGCTGTTCCTGGGCGGCATCGGCGCCGGGCTGCTGACAGCCTTTGGTTATGTCACGGTGGTGATGGTGCGCGCCACGCTGAACCCGGCGCTGGCCCCCCGACTGGAAGAACGGGCATCCATGGCGGACCGGCTGCGTGCGCTGCGCGAGATCTGGCCCGTGCTGCTGCTGGTGTTCGGCGTGTTTGGCGGTCTGTTCGGCGGCTTCTTCACCCCGACGGAAGCAGGCGCAGTGGGCGCGTTCATGTCGATGGCCATTGCCGCGCTGAAGCGGACGTTGACCCTGACCAATTTCCGCGCTGCCCTGATGGAGACGCTGCTGACCTCGGGCGCGCTGTTCATCATTGCCGTGGGCGCTAGCCTGCTGACCCGGTTCCTGGCGTTCAGCGGGGCGGGCGATTACCTTTCGGAATTCGTCGTGGCGATGGGCGCCAATGAAATCATCCTGCTGATCGGGATCTCGCTGATCTACCTGGTGCTGGGCATGTTCCTGGAACCGCTGGGCGCAATGCTGCTGACCCTGCCGATCCTGCTGCCGATCATCGAATCCACGGATTATTCCCTGGTCTGGTTCGGTGTCGTTCTGACCAAGTTTCTGGAAATCGGCATGATCACACCGCCGATCGGATTGAATGTCTTCGTGATCAAGGGCGTTGTGGGCGATGTCGCCTCTACCTCGACGATCTTTCGCGGAATCTTGTGGTTCCTGTTGGCGGATCTCGTCGTGGTCACGCTGTTGATCGTTTTCCCGGATATCGCGTTGTTCCTGCCCCGGGTGCTGGGCTGA
- a CDS encoding C4-dicarboxylate TRAP transporter substrate-binding protein encodes MRLHPLLHASAVAVALTATFDAPRLAAETLNAAVGLPPKNSTVLSYERFADYVAEHSDLKIKVFSMSLLSMKETSPGLRDGMADLGFVLPVYYPAEFSESNLVANLSMLSTAGRQVGAPGAVMTGAMTEYILECPDCIAEYSAQGQVFLGSMASASYVMLCNTPVQSVDDLKGKKLRSGSPNFSRWAERFGAISVSLSGNEQYEALSQGVIDCTMAAMSELTNNSLADVAKYVTTQVPGGVFSGAATANFNADVWRGLTAEQREVILKGMARMQADMTLGYQDLSDADAGTAAERGVTLLDPSEDLVAATNAFVQDDMAVIEQQFTDDYGVQNTGAKIARITELVEKWKGLVDAADGDVDALAQVYWDETYSKLDRASFGMN; translated from the coding sequence ATGAGACTACACCCCCTGCTGCACGCATCCGCGGTCGCCGTCGCCCTGACGGCCACGTTTGATGCCCCCCGGCTGGCCGCCGAAACCCTGAACGCCGCCGTCGGGCTGCCGCCGAAGAATTCCACCGTGCTCAGCTATGAACGCTTTGCCGATTACGTCGCCGAACATTCGGATCTGAAGATCAAGGTCTTCTCGATGTCACTGCTGAGCATGAAGGAAACTTCGCCCGGGCTGCGCGACGGCATGGCCGATCTGGGCTTTGTCCTGCCGGTCTACTACCCGGCCGAATTTTCCGAAAGCAACCTGGTCGCCAATCTGTCGATGTTGTCCACCGCCGGACGCCAGGTCGGCGCGCCGGGCGCGGTCATGACCGGGGCGATGACGGAATACATCCTGGAATGCCCCGACTGCATCGCGGAATATTCCGCGCAGGGGCAGGTTTTCCTGGGCAGCATGGCCAGTGCGTCCTACGTCATGCTGTGCAACACGCCGGTGCAATCCGTCGATGACCTGAAAGGCAAGAAGCTCCGCTCCGGCTCTCCCAACTTTTCCCGCTGGGCGGAGCGGTTCGGCGCCATCTCCGTTTCTCTGTCCGGGAACGAGCAATACGAGGCGCTCAGCCAGGGGGTGATCGACTGCACCATGGCCGCGATGAGCGAGTTGACCAACAATTCGCTGGCCGATGTCGCCAAATACGTCACCACCCAGGTGCCCGGCGGGGTCTTCTCCGGTGCGGCGACGGCCAATTTCAACGCAGATGTCTGGCGCGGACTGACAGCAGAACAGCGCGAAGTCATCCTCAAGGGGATGGCCCGGATGCAGGCCGACATGACGCTGGGCTACCAGGATCTGTCCGACGCCGATGCGGGTACGGCCGCAGAACGCGGCGTGACCCTTCTGGATCCGTCCGAGGATCTTGTCGCGGCGACGAACGCCTTTGTCCAGGACGACATGGCGGTCATCGAACAGCAATTCACCGATGACTACGGCGTTCAGAACACGGGTGCCAAAATCGCCCGGATCACGGAACTGGTGGAGAAATGGAAAGGGCTGGTCGACGCTGCCGATGGCGATGTCGATGCCCTGGCCCAGGTCTATTGGGACGAGACATATTCCAAGCTGGACAGAGCCAGCTTCGGCATGAACTGA
- a CDS encoding 3-oxoacid CoA-transferase subunit A — protein sequence MDKTIDDIRDCVAQIGDGATVMIGGFGGAGSPVELIHALIDHGPRGLTVINNNAGTGRVGIAALIAEGIVDKMICTFPRSSDPKAFTDRYLAGKIELELVPQGTLAERIRAGGSGIPAFYTPTAFGTELAEGKPTAEFEGRTYVQERWLKADFALIKAETADTMGNLTYRMTARNFGPLMAMAATRTIAQVRQIVPAGGIDPEHVITPGIFVNEIVQVPDPQQEEDLIRQGAIYPEVSA from the coding sequence ATGGACAAGACAATCGACGATATCCGCGACTGCGTTGCGCAGATCGGGGACGGGGCCACCGTGATGATCGGCGGTTTCGGCGGCGCCGGCTCGCCGGTGGAGCTGATCCACGCGCTGATCGACCACGGCCCACGCGGGTTGACCGTGATCAACAACAACGCCGGCACCGGGCGGGTCGGCATCGCGGCGCTGATCGCGGAGGGCATCGTGGACAAGATGATCTGCACCTTTCCCCGGTCCTCCGATCCCAAGGCGTTCACAGACCGGTACCTGGCCGGCAAGATCGAACTGGAACTGGTGCCGCAGGGCACCCTGGCCGAGCGGATCCGCGCCGGCGGGTCGGGCATCCCGGCCTTTTACACGCCCACCGCATTCGGGACCGAGTTGGCAGAGGGCAAACCCACCGCCGAATTCGAAGGCCGCACCTATGTGCAGGAACGCTGGCTGAAGGCCGATTTCGCCCTGATCAAGGCCGAGACCGCCGATACGATGGGCAACCTGACCTATCGCATGACCGCGCGCAACTTCGGCCCGCTGATGGCCATGGCCGCGACCCGCACCATCGCGCAGGTCCGGCAGATCGTCCCGGCCGGCGGGATCGACCCGGAACATGTCATCACGCCGGGCATCTTCGTGAACGAGATCGTCCAGGTGCCCGACCCCCAGCAGGAAGAAGACCTGATCCGTCAGGGCGCGATCTACCCGGAGGTATCCGCATGA
- a CDS encoding 3-oxoacid CoA-transferase subunit B, translating into MTLQLDRIKLTNDQIAWRAAQDIADGAYVNLGIGFPEKIARFQPEGRDVIFHTENGVTGFGAAPAEGQEDWDLVNAGKKAITTKPGAAFFHHADSFAMVRGGHLDLAVLGAFQVAENGDLANWSTGKGAVPAVGGAMDLVQSAKRVAVVTDHVTKTGAPKLVDRCTMPLTGVGCITRVYTSLAVIDVVDGRFVLREKLPALSFDDLQSVTGATLNVTDPVADLAVPAL; encoded by the coding sequence ATGACCTTGCAACTGGACCGGATCAAGCTGACCAACGACCAGATCGCCTGGCGTGCCGCGCAGGACATCGCGGATGGCGCCTATGTCAATCTCGGGATCGGCTTCCCGGAGAAGATCGCCCGCTTTCAACCCGAAGGGCGGGACGTGATCTTTCACACCGAGAACGGGGTCACCGGTTTCGGTGCCGCCCCGGCGGAAGGGCAGGAAGACTGGGATCTGGTGAACGCCGGCAAGAAAGCCATCACCACCAAGCCCGGCGCCGCCTTCTTCCATCATGCCGACAGTTTCGCCATGGTGCGGGGCGGCCACCTGGACCTGGCGGTTCTGGGTGCGTTCCAGGTGGCCGAAAACGGCGACCTGGCGAATTGGTCCACAGGCAAGGGCGCCGTGCCCGCGGTGGGCGGGGCCATGGACCTGGTGCAAAGCGCCAAACGGGTGGCGGTGGTGACCGATCACGTGACCAAGACCGGCGCGCCGAAACTGGTGGATCGCTGCACCATGCCCCTGACCGGGGTGGGCTGCATCACGCGGGTCTATACCTCGCTGGCCGTGATCGATGTCGTGGATGGCCGGTTCGTGCTGCGCGAGAAGCTGCCAGCTTTGTCATTCGACGACCTTCAGTCTGTGACCGGGGCGACGCTGAACGTTACCGATCCGGTGGCGGATCTGGCGGTGCCCGCGCTGTAA
- a CDS encoding LysR substrate-binding domain-containing protein encodes MVAQRIKIRHLRCFMAVFRAGGIGAAADALALSQPAVTKTVKELESIIGTRLIERGRGGAKLTIQGELFMPRAAACLLELERAVESVTAAHSRMEWHVHVGSMPSCEAGMLPAAVRHVQREVPAAVVKISTGSVKYLMQQLLADEVDLVVGHMPALEEMFGLTFEHLYVEPFIFVVRSGHPLARARPCDVSLISKFEMILPENSPSDNAHVARLIASIGMDDNITDRIVALAPTFIRSFLLGSNAISVVPESVFARELASGELTQLAIDTSHSVSPVGILRKENAEYKPGIEVMISAIQTAARHRQDPDRWATPEERGD; translated from the coding sequence ATGGTCGCGCAACGCATAAAAATTCGTCACCTGCGCTGCTTCATGGCCGTGTTTCGGGCCGGCGGGATCGGGGCGGCGGCAGATGCGCTGGCGCTGAGCCAGCCCGCCGTCACCAAGACGGTGAAGGAGCTGGAAAGCATCATCGGTACCCGGCTGATCGAACGCGGGCGGGGCGGGGCCAAGTTGACCATCCAGGGGGAATTGTTCATGCCCCGCGCCGCCGCCTGCCTGCTGGAACTGGAACGCGCGGTGGAAAGTGTCACGGCGGCGCATTCGCGGATGGAATGGCATGTGCATGTCGGCTCCATGCCGTCCTGCGAGGCGGGGATGCTGCCCGCCGCCGTCCGCCATGTTCAGCGCGAAGTTCCGGCCGCCGTGGTCAAGATATCCACCGGGTCGGTGAAATACCTGATGCAGCAGCTTCTGGCGGATGAGGTCGATCTGGTGGTCGGTCACATGCCCGCGTTGGAAGAGATGTTCGGGCTGACCTTCGAACATCTCTACGTGGAACCGTTCATCTTCGTCGTCCGCTCGGGCCATCCTTTGGCGCGGGCGCGGCCTTGCGACGTGTCGCTGATCAGCAAGTTCGAGATGATCCTTCCCGAGAACAGCCCCAGCGACAATGCCCATGTTGCCCGGCTGATCGCGTCGATCGGGATGGATGACAACATCACCGACCGGATTGTCGCGCTGGCGCCGACCTTCATCCGGTCCTTTCTTCTGGGGTCCAACGCGATATCCGTGGTCCCCGAAAGCGTCTTCGCCCGCGAGCTGGCGTCCGGAGAGCTGACGCAGCTGGCCATCGACACCTCCCACAGCGTCAGCCCGGTCGGCATCCTGCGCAAGGAAAACGCCGAGTACAAACCCGGAATCGAGGTGATGATCAGCGCCATCCAGACCGCCGCGCGTCACCGCCAGGACCCGGACCGTTGGGCCACGCCGGAGGAGCGGGGAGACTAG
- a CDS encoding flavin-containing monooxygenase, with product MNTQQGPHDNAPATEPRPYDAIIIGAGMSGMYQLHRLKELGLNALVLEAGTGVGGTWYWNKYPGARFDSESWSYGYSFSEEVLKEWSWSENFAGQPEIERYCNFVADKMDLKPHIRFNSRVAASHYQDVDKTWRTELTDGTVFHSRYLITGVGLLSAPTMPKFEGVDDFEGTWCHTGLWPKSGIDFANKRVAVIGTGASGIQAIQEIAKSASQLTVFQRRPNWCTPLHNAPIDAAEMEDIRSRYPEIFAHCKRTAACFIHTHDPRSTLEVSEEERNEFWEYLYNTPGFGIWQGNFHDIHTNREANSLISDFIADKIRQRVDDPKVAEMLIPKDHGFGTRRVPQETGYFECFNQANVELVGVLDTPIERITPKGIRTTERDYEFDVIIYATGFDAITGSFDRIDIRGSGGRTLREEWSSGPTTFIGMMVKDFPNMFMVMGPHGALGNQPRSIEHNVDWIARTIGTMEDRGLATVRPRPEAVAEWHAFVAQKAIGLLTNEVDSWMTGVNLNVKGKEKRGLVRYSGSAPDYRARCEAVITGGFRELAFDPPLDDARDAAAQAAQ from the coding sequence ATGAACACTCAACAAGGGCCGCACGACAACGCCCCGGCCACCGAACCCAGACCTTATGACGCCATCATCATCGGCGCGGGGATGTCGGGAATGTACCAACTTCACCGCCTAAAGGAACTCGGCCTGAATGCGCTGGTGCTTGAAGCCGGGACCGGTGTCGGGGGAACCTGGTATTGGAACAAGTATCCAGGTGCCCGGTTCGATTCCGAAAGCTGGTCCTACGGCTATTCCTTTTCCGAAGAAGTATTGAAGGAATGGAGTTGGTCGGAAAATTTTGCCGGCCAACCGGAGATCGAACGCTATTGCAATTTTGTCGCCGACAAGATGGACCTGAAACCGCATATCCGGTTCAATTCGCGGGTGGCTGCATCACATTATCAGGACGTCGACAAAACTTGGCGCACGGAACTGACCGACGGCACTGTCTTCCACAGCCGGTACCTGATCACCGGGGTGGGGCTTCTCTCCGCGCCCACGATGCCGAAATTCGAAGGGGTCGATGATTTCGAGGGAACCTGGTGCCATACCGGATTGTGGCCGAAATCCGGGATTGATTTCGCCAACAAGCGCGTCGCCGTCATCGGTACCGGCGCCAGCGGTATTCAGGCTATTCAGGAAATCGCCAAATCCGCCAGCCAGCTGACCGTGTTTCAGCGTCGCCCCAACTGGTGCACTCCCTTGCACAATGCGCCCATCGACGCGGCGGAAATGGAGGACATTCGAAGCCGCTACCCCGAGATATTCGCCCATTGCAAGCGTACGGCGGCCTGTTTCATCCATACCCATGACCCGCGCAGTACCCTGGAAGTATCGGAAGAGGAGCGAAATGAATTTTGGGAATACCTCTACAATACTCCTGGTTTCGGTATTTGGCAGGGCAACTTTCACGACATCCACACCAATCGGGAGGCCAACAGCCTGATCTCCGATTTTATTGCCGACAAGATCCGCCAGCGCGTCGACGATCCAAAGGTTGCCGAAATGCTGATCCCCAAGGATCACGGCTTTGGCACCCGTCGCGTTCCGCAGGAGACCGGATATTTCGAATGTTTCAACCAGGCGAATGTGGAGCTGGTCGGCGTGCTGGACACGCCCATCGAACGGATCACGCCCAAAGGCATCCGCACAACCGAACGGGACTACGAATTCGACGTGATCATCTATGCGACCGGGTTCGACGCGATAACCGGCAGCTTTGACCGGATCGACATCCGGGGCAGCGGTGGCCGGACACTTCGCGAGGAATGGTCGTCGGGGCCGACGACCTTCATCGGCATGATGGTCAAGGATTTCCCCAACATGTTCATGGTGATGGGGCCGCACGGCGCGCTTGGCAACCAGCCCCGTTCGATCGAACACAATGTCGACTGGATCGCCCGGACCATCGGCACGATGGAGGATCGGGGCCTGGCCACCGTACGCCCCCGACCCGAGGCGGTTGCCGAATGGCACGCCTTTGTCGCGCAAAAGGCCATCGGGTTGCTGACCAACGAGGTCGATTCCTGGATGACCGGCGTCAATCTGAACGTGAAGGGCAAGGAAAAGCGCGGGCTGGTCCGCTACAGCGGCTCCGCACCGGATTATCGTGCGCGTTGCGAGGCGGTGATTACCGGGGGTTTCCGCGAACTGGCCTTCGACCCGCCGCTGGACGACGCGCGCGATGCCGCCGCGCAGGCCGCACAATGA